A region of Nocardioides alkalitolerans DNA encodes the following proteins:
- a CDS encoding alpha/beta hydrolase — translation MLDGHALLARSRVVRSAARNAWAVSWLGPGVERPRPHPSEVVHDAPHAQLRRFTSSTPPTGRPVLLVPPLAVPATCWDLRPGQSLAAYLAEGDGQQDRAARPTYVVDYGDITFADRQLGFEDFACRIVPDAVRRVSALHDGAPVHLVGWSLGGTISLLAGAAQPELPIASITALGTPIDYGLNASARPLRWLDERLGSRVMTAPTALLGGVPAPLVQLVYRGLAPTRELKKPWFLLTNLADTETLARSEAIDQFMAAMPGYPGRLYHQMHTRLIVRRELATGTVHLGRGVVVELDRLVAPVTLVGSTTDAVASAAAVEAGTRSFPSAATMRYVEVTGFSHLGLVAGSAARHHTWPAVVAQLEAADD, via the coding sequence ATGCTCGACGGTCACGCCCTCCTCGCCCGCTCCCGCGTCGTACGTTCCGCGGCCCGCAACGCCTGGGCCGTGTCGTGGCTCGGGCCCGGTGTCGAGCGGCCCCGGCCCCACCCCAGCGAGGTCGTGCACGACGCGCCCCACGCGCAGCTGCGTCGCTTCACCTCGTCGACCCCGCCCACCGGGCGGCCCGTGCTCCTGGTGCCCCCGCTGGCCGTGCCCGCGACGTGCTGGGACCTGCGGCCGGGGCAGAGCCTCGCGGCGTACCTGGCGGAGGGGGACGGCCAGCAGGACCGCGCGGCACGTCCGACGTACGTCGTCGACTACGGCGACATCACCTTCGCCGACCGCCAGCTCGGGTTCGAGGACTTCGCGTGCCGCATCGTCCCCGACGCCGTACGGCGCGTGTCGGCCCTCCACGACGGTGCTCCGGTGCACCTCGTGGGCTGGTCGCTCGGCGGCACGATCTCGCTGTTGGCCGGGGCGGCGCAGCCCGAGCTGCCGATCGCGTCGATCACGGCGCTGGGCACGCCGATCGACTACGGGCTCAACGCGTCGGCGCGGCCGCTGCGGTGGCTCGACGAGCGCCTCGGGTCACGCGTCATGACCGCCCCGACCGCGCTGCTGGGGGGAGTGCCCGCGCCCCTGGTGCAGCTCGTCTACCGCGGGCTCGCGCCCACGCGCGAGCTGAAGAAGCCCTGGTTCCTGCTGACGAACCTCGCCGACACGGAGACGCTCGCGCGCAGCGAGGCCATCGACCAGTTCATGGCGGCCATGCCCGGGTACCCCGGGCGGCTCTACCACCAGATGCACACCCGGCTGATCGTGCGACGCGAGCTCGCGACCGGCACGGTGCACCTCGGCCGCGGCGTCGTCGTCGAGCTCGACCGCCTGGTCGCCCCCGTGACGCTCGTCGGCTCCACCACCGACGCCGTCGCGTCGGCCGCGGCCGTCGAGGCCGGGACGCGGTCGTTCCCGTCGGCGGCGACGATGAGGTACGTCGAGGTGACCGGCTTCAGCCACCTCGGCCTGGTCGCGGGCAGCGCCGCACGTCACCACACGTGGCCGGCCGTCGTCGCCCAGCTGGAGGCGGCCGACGACTGA
- a CDS encoding Fic family protein has product MTSTGAAPTDTGTDWPEHGTERRPWRSSSGRGPRADRAVRAIDVRLPPRIAEVAYEPSRALRTHLAQAGDGLVRLDQVHGRSLGALNQLLLRTESIASSKIENIEASLSDYGRALAGQRANASAVSMAAATEALAGIITTTGATGELTLEAILRGHHALFRQHPDLGPGAGRVRTRQNWIGGSDYSPRNALFVPPPPETVEPYLADLVAFANRDDVLPLAQAAIVHAQFESIHPFVDGNGRIGRTLIHAVLRRREVTRRLTVPIASGLTAHRERYFDALGDYRTGNAATIIGLLASATMWATHEARRTVTNLQLVHDDWAEALGHPEPGTPDSAALRVLMAEPIITTPALGDRLALEAAATDALLDRLRRGDVVAPLTPKRSDRVWGAHLVLDEVRDLSSRIEALSRRDAGDPGNEGGPVWARPWLGH; this is encoded by the coding sequence GTGACCTCGACCGGCGCAGCCCCGACGGACACCGGCACCGACTGGCCGGAGCACGGCACGGAGCGCCGCCCGTGGCGCTCGTCGTCCGGCCGCGGTCCGCGCGCGGACCGCGCGGTGCGGGCGATCGACGTGCGGTTGCCGCCGCGGATCGCGGAGGTGGCCTACGAGCCGTCCCGCGCCCTGCGCACCCACCTCGCCCAGGCCGGGGACGGTCTGGTGCGGCTCGACCAGGTGCACGGCCGCAGCCTCGGTGCGCTCAACCAGCTGTTGCTGCGCACGGAGTCCATCGCGTCGAGCAAGATCGAGAACATCGAGGCGAGCCTGTCCGACTACGGGCGCGCGCTGGCCGGTCAGCGGGCCAACGCCTCCGCCGTGTCGATGGCGGCGGCCACCGAGGCGCTGGCCGGGATCATCACGACGACCGGTGCCACCGGGGAGCTGACGCTGGAGGCGATCCTGCGCGGCCACCACGCCCTGTTCCGGCAACACCCCGACCTCGGCCCCGGCGCCGGACGGGTGCGCACCCGCCAGAACTGGATCGGCGGGTCCGACTACTCGCCCCGCAACGCGCTCTTCGTGCCGCCGCCCCCGGAGACGGTGGAGCCCTACCTCGCCGACCTCGTGGCCTTCGCCAACCGCGACGACGTGCTGCCGCTGGCCCAGGCGGCGATCGTGCACGCGCAGTTCGAGTCCATCCACCCGTTCGTCGACGGCAACGGTCGCATCGGCCGCACCCTCATCCACGCGGTGCTGCGACGGCGCGAGGTCACCCGTCGCCTCACCGTGCCGATCGCCTCGGGGCTGACGGCCCACCGCGAGCGCTACTTCGACGCCCTCGGCGACTACCGCACCGGCAACGCGGCCACGATCATCGGGCTGCTCGCCTCGGCGACCATGTGGGCGACCCACGAGGCGCGCCGCACGGTCACCAACCTGCAGCTGGTGCACGACGACTGGGCCGAGGCGCTCGGGCACCCCGAGCCCGGCACCCCCGACTCCGCCGCCCTCCGGGTGCTCATGGCCGAGCCGATCATCACCACCCCCGCCCTCGGCGACCGGCTCGCCCTCGAGGCCGCCGCGACCGACGCGCTCCTCGACCGCCTGCGGCGCGGTGACGTGGTCGCCCCCCTCACCCCGAAGCGCAGCGACCGCGTCTGGGGCGCCCACCTCGTGCTCGACGAGGTGCGCGACCTCAGCTCCCGCATCGAGGCGCTGAGCCGTCGCGACGCCGGCGACCCCGGCAACGAGGGCGGGCCGGTGTGGGCGCGTCCGTGGCTGGGGCACTGA
- a CDS encoding UPF0182 family protein, producing MSELFDPGPRRPGRGSGGRPAPSGRSRALLITAIVIVALLVLLAGFSTFWTERLWYDSIGYSSVFSTLVWTRIGLFALFGVLMAGIVSLNMYLAYRFRPTFRPPTGEQTSLDRYREAVTPVRRWLLAIIGALMGVFAGTSASGQWRDYQLWRNAQDFGRDDPFFGKDLGFYVFELPWLHFLVDFTMAALVVAIMGAVVVHYLYGGVRLQAARDKLSSPAQIQLSILVGLLVLVKGVDYFLDRYDLLSATGGYIDGMGYTDENAVLPAKNILMGIAVICAVLFFLNVWRRTWMLPTVGLGLLVLSSILLGMIWPAIMERFQVLPTQADKEAPYIEKHLAATKDAFDIADVQIDDFDAQTDLTDTTEETRSRLAATVANSGGVRLVDPAVVPQTFQQLQQVRGYYTVPEVLDVDTYEIDGIERDVVLGVRELNQQGISESSQNWANLHTVYTHGYGVIAAYGNQKAADNRTIQAQTPAWAERELPPQGDLTTLSGEDGYEGRIYFGENSPSYSIVGKASEGANDVELDLPRGDDGSTTTTYDGADGVPVGGLFNKLLYAVKFGEPNIVLSGRVNENSKILYDREPQRRVEKAAPWLTVDNDALPAVVDGRVVWIVDGYTTTDRFPLSNSESFDEMTDDSLADNNPFQTVPTDEINYIRNAVKATVDAYDGTVTLYAWDEEDPMLKAWMGAFPGTVKDRSEIPDALLDHMRYPEDMFKVQRYQLASYHVDDANDFYEGNDRWEVPADPNDASSLQPAYRLSVPSDDPLVPDTFSLTSVYTPANRQNLAAFLQVNGDASSEDYGEFRARRLSSQSQVSGPGQIANQIQSDEDVTDALLPYSRNDISTIYGNLITLPVGQSLLYVQPLYSIRTEGSGNYPVLRFVAVSFGDDRVGIGQTLAQALADVLDVGPIDEPVETPDGEGQGGEGEEPTEPTGSLEEQIRDALADADAAFTEADAALAEGDLGTYGDKVAEGQALVETALELAQGLPGGGADTGDAGDGATDEPTTESTE from the coding sequence GTGAGCGAGCTGTTCGACCCGGGACCCCGACGACCAGGACGCGGGTCCGGTGGTCGGCCCGCCCCGTCGGGGCGCTCCCGGGCCCTCCTCATCACGGCCATCGTCATCGTCGCGCTGCTGGTGCTGCTCGCCGGCTTCTCGACGTTCTGGACCGAGCGGCTCTGGTACGACTCGATCGGCTACTCGTCCGTCTTCTCGACGCTCGTGTGGACGCGCATCGGCCTGTTCGCGCTCTTCGGCGTGCTCATGGCCGGCATCGTCTCGCTCAACATGTACCTGGCGTACCGGTTCCGCCCGACCTTCCGGCCACCGACGGGGGAGCAGACGAGCCTCGACCGCTACCGCGAGGCCGTCACGCCGGTCCGCCGGTGGCTGCTCGCCATCATCGGCGCGCTCATGGGCGTGTTCGCCGGCACCTCGGCGTCGGGGCAGTGGCGTGACTACCAGCTCTGGCGCAACGCGCAGGACTTCGGCCGGGACGACCCGTTCTTCGGCAAGGACCTCGGGTTCTACGTCTTCGAGCTTCCGTGGCTCCACTTCCTCGTGGACTTCACCATGGCCGCGCTCGTCGTAGCGATCATGGGTGCCGTCGTCGTGCACTACCTGTACGGCGGGGTCCGCCTGCAGGCGGCGCGCGACAAGTTGTCGAGCCCCGCGCAGATCCAGCTCTCGATCCTCGTCGGCCTGCTCGTGCTGGTGAAGGGCGTCGACTACTTCCTCGACCGCTACGACCTGCTCTCGGCGACCGGCGGCTACATCGACGGCATGGGCTACACCGACGAGAACGCCGTGCTCCCGGCGAAGAACATCCTCATGGGCATCGCCGTGATCTGCGCCGTGCTGTTCTTCCTCAACGTGTGGCGCCGCACGTGGATGCTGCCGACGGTGGGCCTCGGCCTGCTCGTGCTCTCCTCGATCCTGCTCGGCATGATCTGGCCGGCCATCATGGAGCGCTTCCAGGTGCTGCCGACCCAGGCCGACAAGGAGGCGCCGTACATCGAGAAGCACCTCGCGGCGACGAAGGACGCGTTCGACATCGCGGACGTGCAGATCGACGACTTCGACGCGCAGACCGACCTCACGGACACCACCGAGGAGACGCGCAGCCGGCTGGCGGCGACCGTCGCCAACTCCGGCGGCGTCCGTCTCGTCGACCCGGCGGTCGTGCCCCAGACGTTCCAGCAGCTCCAGCAGGTGCGCGGCTACTACACGGTGCCGGAGGTGCTGGACGTCGACACCTACGAGATCGACGGCATCGAGCGCGACGTCGTGCTCGGCGTGCGTGAGCTCAACCAGCAGGGCATCTCGGAGAGCAGCCAGAACTGGGCCAACCTCCACACCGTCTACACCCACGGCTACGGCGTCATCGCGGCGTACGGCAACCAGAAGGCGGCCGACAACCGCACCATCCAGGCGCAGACCCCCGCCTGGGCGGAGCGCGAGCTCCCGCCGCAGGGCGACCTGACGACGCTGTCCGGTGAGGACGGTTACGAGGGCCGGATCTACTTCGGCGAGAACAGCCCGTCCTACTCCATCGTGGGCAAGGCCAGCGAGGGCGCGAACGACGTCGAGCTCGACCTTCCGCGCGGCGACGACGGCAGCACCACCACGACGTACGACGGCGCGGACGGCGTGCCGGTGGGTGGGCTGTTCAACAAGCTGCTCTACGCCGTGAAGTTCGGCGAGCCCAACATCGTCCTGTCGGGCCGCGTCAACGAGAACTCGAAGATCCTCTACGACCGTGAGCCGCAGCGCCGCGTCGAGAAGGCCGCGCCGTGGCTGACGGTCGACAACGACGCGCTGCCGGCCGTCGTCGACGGCCGCGTGGTGTGGATCGTCGACGGCTACACCACGACGGACCGGTTCCCGCTGTCCAACAGCGAGTCGTTCGATGAGATGACCGACGACTCGCTCGCCGACAACAACCCGTTCCAGACGGTGCCCACGGACGAGATCAACTACATCCGCAACGCGGTCAAGGCCACCGTGGACGCCTACGACGGCACCGTCACGCTCTACGCCTGGGACGAGGAGGACCCCATGCTCAAGGCGTGGATGGGTGCCTTCCCCGGCACGGTCAAGGACCGCAGCGAGATCCCCGACGCGCTGCTCGACCACATGCGGTACCCCGAGGACATGTTCAAGGTGCAGCGCTACCAGCTGGCCTCCTACCACGTGGACGACGCCAACGACTTCTACGAGGGCAACGACCGCTGGGAGGTCCCGGCCGACCCCAACGACGCGTCGAGCCTCCAGCCGGCCTACCGCCTGTCGGTGCCCTCGGACGACCCGCTCGTGCCCGACACCTTCTCGCTGACGAGCGTGTACACGCCGGCCAACCGCCAGAACCTGGCGGCGTTCCTCCAAGTCAACGGCGATGCCTCGTCGGAGGACTACGGCGAGTTCCGCGCCCGTCGCCTGAGCTCGCAGAGCCAGGTGTCGGGACCTGGGCAGATCGCGAACCAGATCCAGTCGGACGAGGACGTGACGGACGCGCTGCTGCCGTACTCGCGGAACGACATCAGCACCATCTACGGCAACCTCATCACGTTGCCGGTGGGGCAGAGCCTGCTCTACGTGCAGCCCCTGTACTCCATCCGCACCGAGGGCAGCGGCAACTACCCGGTGCTGCGCTTCGTCGCCGTCTCCTTCGGTGACGACCGCGTCGGCATCGGCCAGACGCTGGCCCAGGCGCTGGCGGACGTGCTCGACGTCGGCCCCATCGACGAGCCGGTCGAGACGCCGGACGGAGAGGGCCAGGGCGGCGAGGGCGAGGAGCCGACCGAGCCGACGGGTTCGCTGGAGGAGCAGATCCGCGACGCCCTCGCCGATGCGGACGCCGCTTTCACCGAGGCCGATGCCGCGCTCGCCGAGGGTGACCTCGGAACGTACGGCGACAAGGTCGCCGAGGGTCAGGCGCTCGTCGAGACGGCGCTCGAGCTGGCCCAGGGCCTGCCCGGCGGCGGCGCGGACACCGGCGATGCCGGCGACGGCGCGACGGACGAGCCCACGACGGAGTCGACCGAGTAG
- a CDS encoding prolyl oligopeptidase family serine peptidase, producing the protein MTFSDHAHDDHDSAAAPAPPPTGSPFADLADYVALPRVESLTRSADGSRVVLTVATLDADRTAYERALWEVDAAGGGTPRRLTRSTAGESGAAFTGAGTLLFTSSRTGGGGPERDGKPLTQLWAVDPAGGEARPVTALAGGVGAIAATARASETVVLAADLLPSATTFEDDARLREERAKRKVAAILHEHYPVRVWDHDLGPDEPHLLALDLAALAPETVAPAAPDRSPQDAGNAGGAPTPYPAHLPRPADLTPHPGRSADTAGVALTPDGRTLLAALRRRQGRGDRFALVAIDVATGAHTTLVDERSTYVEGPVVSHDGAWVAYVRSAFSTPAGPADQHLWISRVDGSEAREVAVGWDRWPTEVAFAPDDRSLVVVADDDGRGRIFRVPLDGGEVTALTTDDHGYTQAHVGPDGSVVALRSSWQVAPHPVHVAPDGTVTELATPAPPPAPVGTMTDVETVAEDGSRVRGWLLTPPDASADSPAPLLLWIHGGPLNSWNAWSWRWCAQLLVARGYAVLLPDPALSTGYGLEFIARGWNAWGGAPYTDLMAITDAVVARPEIDEGRTAAMGGSFGGYMANWVAGHTDRFRAIVTHASLWALDQFRGTTDGAYYWDEIFDDAGLAANSPHQFVERISTPLLVIHGDRDYRVPIGEGNRLWAELAQHHADEHGVMPHRYLYFPDENHWVLKPQHAVVWYETVLAFLAQHVLGEGWERPAHLG; encoded by the coding sequence GTGACTTTCTCGGACCACGCTCATGACGACCACGATTCCGCCGCGGCCCCCGCTCCGCCGCCGACCGGCTCGCCGTTCGCGGACCTCGCCGACTACGTCGCGCTCCCCCGCGTGGAGTCGCTGACGCGGTCGGCGGACGGCTCCCGCGTCGTGCTGACGGTGGCGACGCTCGACGCGGACCGCACGGCGTACGAGCGCGCTCTCTGGGAGGTCGACGCCGCGGGCGGTGGGACTCCGCGGCGGCTCACCCGCAGCACGGCCGGCGAGTCCGGCGCGGCCTTCACCGGGGCCGGCACCCTCCTGTTCACCTCGTCCCGCACCGGCGGTGGAGGGCCGGAGCGGGACGGCAAGCCGCTCACGCAGCTGTGGGCGGTCGACCCGGCCGGCGGCGAGGCCCGCCCCGTGACCGCCCTCGCGGGTGGCGTCGGCGCGATCGCCGCGACGGCGCGTGCGTCCGAGACGGTCGTCCTCGCGGCCGACCTCCTGCCCTCGGCGACCACGTTCGAGGACGACGCCCGGCTGCGGGAGGAGCGGGCGAAGCGGAAGGTCGCGGCGATCCTCCACGAGCACTACCCCGTGCGGGTCTGGGACCACGACCTCGGCCCCGACGAGCCGCACCTCCTCGCCCTCGACCTCGCGGCGCTCGCTCCGGAGACCGTGGCTCCCGCCGCCCCCGACCGGAGCCCGCAGGACGCCGGGAACGCCGGGGGCGCGCCGACGCCGTACCCGGCGCACCTCCCCCGCCCCGCCGACCTGACGCCGCACCCGGGCCGCAGCGCCGACACCGCGGGCGTGGCCCTCACGCCCGACGGCCGCACGCTGCTCGCCGCGCTCCGGCGCCGCCAGGGTCGGGGCGACCGCTTCGCGCTCGTCGCGATCGACGTCGCCACGGGCGCCCACACGACGCTCGTGGACGAGCGGTCGACCTACGTCGAGGGCCCGGTCGTCAGCCACGACGGCGCCTGGGTGGCCTACGTGCGGTCCGCGTTCTCCACGCCCGCTGGGCCCGCCGACCAGCACCTGTGGATCTCCCGCGTCGACGGCAGCGAGGCGCGCGAGGTCGCGGTCGGCTGGGACCGGTGGCCCACCGAGGTCGCCTTCGCTCCCGACGACCGCTCCCTGGTGGTCGTCGCCGACGACGACGGTCGCGGACGGATCTTCCGCGTCCCGCTCGACGGCGGCGAGGTCACCGCGCTCACCACCGACGACCACGGCTACACGCAGGCCCACGTGGGCCCGGACGGCTCGGTCGTCGCCCTGCGGTCGAGCTGGCAGGTCGCGCCCCACCCGGTCCACGTCGCGCCCGACGGCACCGTCACCGAGCTCGCCACCCCCGCGCCGCCGCCCGCGCCGGTCGGCACCATGACCGACGTGGAGACCGTCGCCGAGGACGGGTCGCGGGTGCGCGGGTGGCTCCTCACCCCGCCCGACGCCTCCGCGGACTCGCCCGCCCCCCTGCTCCTGTGGATCCACGGCGGCCCGCTCAACAGCTGGAACGCGTGGAGCTGGCGGTGGTGCGCGCAGCTGCTGGTGGCGCGCGGCTACGCGGTGCTGCTGCCCGACCCGGCCCTGTCCACGGGCTACGGCCTCGAGTTCATCGCGCGGGGCTGGAACGCCTGGGGCGGTGCGCCCTACACCGACCTGATGGCGATCACGGACGCGGTCGTGGCCCGCCCGGAGATCGACGAGGGACGCACGGCCGCGATGGGTGGCTCCTTCGGCGGCTACATGGCGAACTGGGTCGCCGGCCACACCGACCGCTTCCGCGCCATCGTCACCCACGCCAGCCTGTGGGCGCTCGACCAGTTCCGCGGCACGACCGACGGCGCCTACTACTGGGACGAGATCTTCGACGACGCGGGCCTGGCCGCGAACTCCCCCCACCAGTTCGTCGAGCGCATCTCGACGCCGCTGCTCGTCATCCACGGCGACCGCGACTACCGGGTCCCGATCGGCGAGGGCAACCGTCTGTGGGCCGAGCTCGCGCAGCACCACGCCGACGAGCACGGCGTGATGCCCCACCGCTACCTCTACTTCCCCGACGAGAACCACTGGGTGCTCAAGCCCCAGCACGCCGTCGTCTGGTACGAGACGGTCCTCGCGTTCCTGGCCCAGCACGTGCTGGGCGAGGGATGGGAGCGCCCGGCGCACCTCGGCTGA
- a CDS encoding PaaX domain-containing protein, C- domain protein, with amino-acid sequence MAPVVDLPLLSARSVAVSVLLGAHPARLTAAQLVATGEHVGVPAATMRVALTRAVAAGDLVRDDGTYLLGERHVARRARQDEAVADSERDWDGAWETAVVVAGGRPGPARVALRDELRGLRLAELREGVWMRPANLTRPGPVAEPDLLETMASRPDDPARIVARLWDLAGWAAQGDELAAYVAEAPTPAHRLAGAAALVRHIGTDPLLPPPLRPPGWPGERLRAVYAAYVAELAARALG; translated from the coding sequence ATGGCGCCCGTGGTCGACCTCCCCCTCCTCAGCGCCCGCTCGGTGGCGGTCAGCGTGCTCCTCGGCGCCCACCCCGCCCGCCTGACCGCCGCGCAGCTCGTCGCCACCGGCGAGCACGTCGGGGTGCCCGCGGCCACCATGCGGGTCGCGCTGACCCGCGCGGTCGCCGCCGGGGACCTCGTGCGCGACGACGGCACCTACCTCCTCGGCGAGCGCCACGTCGCCCGGCGGGCACGCCAGGACGAGGCCGTCGCCGACAGCGAGCGTGACTGGGACGGCGCCTGGGAGACCGCGGTCGTCGTGGCCGGGGGGCGACCCGGGCCTGCCCGGGTCGCCCTGCGCGACGAGCTCCGGGGACTGCGGCTCGCCGAGCTCCGGGAGGGCGTGTGGATGCGCCCGGCGAACCTCACGCGCCCCGGCCCGGTGGCCGAGCCCGACCTGCTGGAGACGATGGCCAGCCGGCCCGACGACCCCGCCCGGATCGTCGCGCGGCTCTGGGACCTCGCGGGGTGGGCGGCGCAGGGGGACGAGCTCGCGGCGTACGTCGCCGAGGCGCCGACGCCCGCCCACCGGCTGGCCGGAGCGGCGGCCCTGGTGCGCCACATCGGCACCGACCCGCTCCTGCCGCCCCCGCTCCGCCCGCCCGGGTGGCCGGGGGAGCGGCTGCGGGCGGTCTACGCGGCGTACGTCGCCGAGCTCGCCGCCCGCGCCCTGGGCTGA
- a CDS encoding PPOX class F420-dependent oxidoreductase, with the protein MARTIATSERVERDELLDFVRPRHRMVLLTERADGTPQASPVTGGLGDDGSILIATYPERAKTTNVRRRARASVVVLSDDWDGPWVQVDGDAEVLDVPEALDAFVEYFRNIAGEHPDWDEYRQAMLDQGKSLIRITPTQWGPVATGGFPARLA; encoded by the coding sequence ATGGCCCGCACCATCGCCACGTCCGAGCGCGTCGAGCGCGACGAGCTGCTCGACTTCGTGCGTCCCCGGCACCGGATGGTGCTGCTGACGGAGCGCGCCGACGGTACGCCGCAGGCCTCGCCCGTCACGGGCGGCCTGGGCGACGACGGCTCGATCCTCATCGCCACCTACCCGGAGCGCGCGAAGACGACGAACGTCCGGCGACGCGCCCGTGCCAGCGTCGTCGTGCTCTCCGACGACTGGGACGGCCCCTGGGTGCAGGTCGACGGCGACGCCGAGGTGCTGGACGTGCCCGAGGCGCTCGACGCGTTCGTCGAGTACTTCCGCAACATCGCGGGCGAGCATCCCGACTGGGACGAGTACCGCCAGGCGATGCTCGACCAGGGCAAGTCCCTCATCCGGATCACGCCGACCCAGTGGGGTCCCGTGGCGACCGGCGGCTTCCCGGCGCGCCTGGCCTGA
- a CDS encoding acyl-CoA dehydrogenase family protein, giving the protein MTTTHEVLNQAPPLEGHDTAHDPALLEGLEREGAAWALDEIHELGRLAGTAEAREWGRLAERVPPRLHTHDRYGHRVDEVEYVPAYHRLMETAVTHGLHAAPWADDRPGAHVARAAKFMVWSVDAGHGCPVSMTYAAVPALRHAPDLAARFEPLLTSREYDPGLRDPATKRGLVAGMSMTEKQGGSDVRANTTTATPRPDGTYEVVGHKWFTSAPMSDFFLTLAQAPGGLSCFALPRVLPGGERNPIRFMRLKDKLGNRSNASSEIEYDHATGWLVGEEGAGVRTIVEMVNMTRLDCVIGSASGMRTALVLATHHARHRRAFGKALLDQPLMRNVLADLTIESEAATTAMLRLAGANDRAVRGDEGESALRRLALAVTKYAVCKRAPMAAGEALECLGGNGYVEDFDLARIYRELPLLSIWEGSGNVAALDALRAMAREPHTVDAFFAEADLAVGADRRYDEALARLKKELTSFDDIELRARRVVEQLALVFQGSQLVRHAPTAVADAFCATRLAGDWGHAFGTLPAGLDLDPILERAASGA; this is encoded by the coding sequence ATGACCACGACGCACGAGGTGCTCAACCAGGCACCGCCCCTCGAGGGCCACGACACCGCGCACGACCCCGCCCTCCTCGAGGGCCTCGAGCGCGAGGGCGCCGCCTGGGCACTGGACGAGATCCACGAGCTCGGACGTCTCGCGGGCACCGCCGAGGCCCGCGAGTGGGGCCGGCTGGCCGAGCGCGTGCCGCCGCGGCTCCACACGCACGACCGCTACGGGCACCGGGTCGACGAGGTCGAGTACGTGCCGGCGTACCACCGCCTCATGGAGACCGCCGTGACCCACGGCCTGCACGCGGCCCCGTGGGCGGACGACCGACCCGGCGCCCACGTCGCGCGCGCCGCGAAGTTCATGGTCTGGTCGGTCGACGCCGGCCACGGCTGCCCGGTCTCGATGACGTACGCCGCGGTGCCGGCCCTCCGCCACGCCCCCGACCTCGCCGCGCGGTTCGAGCCGCTGCTGACCAGCCGGGAGTACGACCCCGGCCTCCGCGACCCCGCCACCAAGCGCGGCCTCGTCGCCGGCATGTCGATGACCGAGAAGCAGGGTGGCTCCGACGTCCGGGCCAACACGACGACGGCGACGCCGCGTCCGGACGGCACCTACGAGGTCGTGGGCCACAAGTGGTTCACGTCGGCCCCGATGTCCGACTTCTTCCTCACCCTCGCCCAGGCACCGGGCGGCCTCTCCTGCTTCGCGCTGCCCCGCGTGCTGCCCGGCGGCGAGCGCAACCCGATCCGCTTCATGCGTCTCAAGGACAAGCTCGGCAACAGGTCGAACGCGTCGAGCGAGATCGAGTACGACCACGCCACCGGTTGGCTCGTCGGCGAGGAGGGCGCGGGCGTGCGCACCATCGTCGAGATGGTCAACATGACCCGCCTCGACTGCGTGATCGGCTCGGCGAGCGGCATGCGCACCGCCCTCGTGCTCGCGACCCACCACGCCCGTCACCGCCGCGCGTTCGGCAAGGCGCTCCTCGACCAGCCGCTCATGCGCAACGTGCTGGCCGACCTGACGATCGAGTCGGAGGCGGCGACCACGGCGATGCTGCGGCTCGCGGGGGCGAACGACCGCGCCGTACGGGGTGACGAGGGCGAGTCCGCCCTGCGGCGGCTGGCGCTGGCGGTGACGAAGTACGCCGTGTGCAAGCGCGCGCCGATGGCCGCGGGCGAGGCCCTGGAGTGCCTGGGCGGCAACGGGTACGTCGAGGACTTCGACCTGGCGCGGATCTACCGCGAGCTGCCGCTGCTGTCGATCTGGGAGGGCTCCGGCAACGTCGCCGCGCTCGACGCGCTGCGCGCCATGGCGCGCGAGCCGCACACGGTCGACGCGTTCTTCGCGGAGGCGGACCTGGCCGTCGGCGCCGACCGCCGGTACGACGAGGCGCTGGCCCGCCTGAAGAAGGAGCTGACCTCGTTCGACGACATCGAGCTGCGCGCCCGGCGCGTCGTCGAGCAGCTCGCGCTCGTGTTCCAGGGCAGCCAGCTCGTGCGGCACGCCCCGACGGCCGTCGCCGACGCGTTCTGCGCGACGCGGCTGGCGGGCGACTGGGGTCACGCCTTCGGCACCCTGCCCGCGGGCCTCGACCTCGACCCGATCCTGGAGCGCGCCGCGTCGGGCGCCTGA